One Psychrobacillus glaciei genomic region harbors:
- a CDS encoding ABC transporter ATP-binding protein — protein MLQVKDLTVSYGKTEVVHNISFHVEQGEIVTVLGANGAGKSTILNTIVALHKAKSGSISFQGKDITNDRPDQLVRKGIRIVPEGRQIFPQHTVMENILLGAHIVKDSKKTNIMIESIFERFPRLEERKEQLGGTLSGGEQQMLAIARALMTEPSFLILDEPSLGLAPIIVNEVFDLLKEINASGVTVLLVEQMANSALKISDRAYVIETGRIVLEGTGEEIRMNPDVAKAYLGNV, from the coding sequence ATGTTACAAGTTAAGGATTTAACTGTAAGTTACGGAAAAACTGAAGTTGTTCATAATATCTCTTTCCACGTAGAACAAGGTGAGATTGTTACAGTTTTAGGAGCGAATGGTGCTGGTAAAAGCACCATTCTCAATACGATTGTCGCGCTTCATAAGGCGAAAAGTGGAAGTATCTCCTTTCAAGGAAAAGATATTACCAATGATCGTCCTGACCAACTGGTGCGTAAAGGAATTCGCATCGTACCTGAGGGTAGACAAATATTTCCTCAACATACAGTAATGGAAAACATTCTATTAGGAGCACATATTGTAAAGGATTCCAAGAAAACAAATATCATGATTGAATCGATTTTCGAACGTTTCCCACGGCTTGAGGAAAGAAAAGAACAATTGGGAGGTACTCTTTCTGGGGGAGAGCAACAAATGCTAGCCATTGCAAGAGCCCTTATGACTGAACCATCCTTTTTAATTCTTGATGAACCCTCACTAGGGCTTGCTCCTATCATTGTAAATGAGGTTTTTGATCTATTAAAGGAAATTAATGCCTCGGGTGTTACCGTGCTTTTGGTTGAACAAATGGCGAATAGTGCATTGAAGATATCCGATCGTGCCTACGTCATAGAGACGGGACGTATTGTTTTAGAAGGTACAGGAGAAGAGATTCGTATGAATCCAGATGTCGCAAAGGCGTATCTTGGAAATGTATAA
- a CDS encoding branched-chain amino acid ABC transporter ATP-binding protein/permease → MPKFSIKAASLQKKYKVYFIILWVALLLISLAIPLVAGSYYLRLVSLIFIYIILAIGYNISAGFSGITSFAFAAHFGVGAYVSAVAITAYNLPFFVGLILGAIAAAVVGLLVSLPASKVKHHYLALISIGLLEMAHRVFNEWTWFTGGSQGLFVSNWTIFGFSLDTLQKYYFILLLVVICIVVQRNIVKSRWGRDLIAMTDNEIAAAGVGINFSKYRIIGYFFSSLLAGLAGGVYASYSGYLSPDTFSFQFTVFILLMVVLGGQGTLSGPIIGAIIATLIPELFNAAPDLKQIVYGALLVVIPQVLPAGIAGTIKKHFREIDDNQYIMEKRDKKAFEIKQNVNSVGTNSDSDDILVIKDLTKKFGGHTAVENLSMTIKRGTVHSLIGPNGAGKTTTLNMITGVDKPSAGLVIFKDKDITGKSIVDLVRQGVSRTFQHVRLFNNLSVVENVAMGGRLFYSYSLTDTMFRTRKMRNEERKSFYEAMDYLDLIDLGHQANNEPESLSAGQQKLLELARALSMKPELLVLDEPCAGLSDTETMEFSKLLNKVREAGVTVLMIEHHMDLVMEISDYITVLDYGKKIAEGDPASVNSNPVVRNAYLGEGAEIYVTS, encoded by the coding sequence GTGCCAAAATTTTCAATAAAGGCAGCTTCACTGCAGAAAAAATATAAAGTTTATTTTATTATCCTTTGGGTTGCTCTTTTATTGATTAGTTTAGCTATTCCCCTAGTAGCAGGTAGTTACTACTTGCGATTAGTAAGTTTAATTTTCATCTACATTATCCTGGCAATTGGCTATAACATTTCTGCGGGCTTTAGTGGTATAACTTCTTTTGCATTTGCCGCACATTTTGGTGTTGGGGCATATGTGTCAGCAGTAGCCATTACCGCCTACAACTTGCCGTTTTTCGTGGGGCTTATACTAGGGGCAATAGCGGCTGCTGTAGTCGGTTTGCTAGTTTCCCTTCCAGCATCTAAAGTAAAACACCATTACCTCGCTCTTATAAGTATTGGTTTACTAGAAATGGCGCATCGAGTGTTTAATGAATGGACCTGGTTTACGGGTGGTTCACAGGGGCTGTTCGTCTCAAATTGGACTATTTTCGGTTTCAGCCTAGATACCCTTCAAAAATACTATTTCATACTACTACTAGTAGTAATATGTATTGTCGTACAGAGGAACATCGTTAAAAGTCGATGGGGTAGAGATTTAATTGCGATGACAGACAACGAGATTGCAGCAGCAGGGGTTGGCATTAACTTCAGTAAATATAGAATCATAGGCTACTTCTTCAGTTCATTACTCGCTGGATTAGCTGGAGGCGTTTATGCTAGTTATAGTGGCTATCTAAGCCCTGATACCTTCAGTTTTCAATTTACAGTATTCATTCTTCTGATGGTGGTTTTGGGTGGGCAAGGGACGCTTAGCGGTCCAATTATCGGTGCTATCATTGCTACGTTAATACCAGAACTATTTAATGCAGCACCTGACCTGAAACAGATTGTATATGGTGCCCTACTTGTCGTCATCCCACAAGTACTTCCGGCGGGTATTGCAGGAACGATCAAAAAGCATTTCAGAGAAATAGATGACAATCAATACATCATGGAAAAAAGGGACAAAAAAGCTTTTGAAATAAAGCAGAATGTTAATAGTGTTGGTACTAACTCCGATAGTGATGACATTTTAGTTATTAAGGATCTTACGAAGAAGTTCGGGGGACATACTGCAGTAGAAAATCTAAGCATGACGATTAAAAGAGGGACGGTTCACTCACTAATTGGTCCGAATGGTGCCGGCAAAACTACAACATTAAACATGATTACTGGTGTTGATAAGCCATCAGCAGGCCTGGTTATTTTTAAAGACAAGGACATTACGGGTAAGAGTATTGTAGATCTGGTAAGGCAGGGGGTCTCGAGGACATTCCAACATGTAAGACTTTTTAACAATCTCTCGGTCGTTGAAAATGTTGCGATGGGTGGACGGCTATTTTATAGCTATTCACTTACCGATACGATGTTCCGTACACGGAAAATGAGGAATGAAGAAAGAAAATCATTTTATGAAGCAATGGATTACCTTGATTTAATAGACCTAGGCCACCAAGCGAACAATGAACCGGAGAGCCTGTCAGCGGGGCAACAGAAATTATTAGAACTGGCGCGAGCTCTTAGCATGAAACCAGAGCTTCTAGTTCTAGATGAACCTTGTGCTGGCCTATCAGATACAGAGACGATGGAATTCTCGAAGTTGCTTAACAAAGTTCGGGAGGCCGGAGTTACCGTTCTAATGATCGAACATCACATGGATTTAGTCATGGAGATATCCGATTATATTACCGTACTTGATTATGGCAAAAAAATTGCAGAGGGTGATCCTGCAAGCGTGAATTCCAATCCGGTTGTAAGAAACGCTTATCTGGGTGAAGGGGCGGAAATCTATGTTACAAGTTAA
- a CDS encoding leucine-rich repeat domain-containing protein produces the protein MKKFILGFLFVRVEGRNELVRLNWIGRVKMKKIIVSVISLLVVVMSFFFISPEDTYAKNDCSKYQGLKKVKWGDHELKIGQIGGVTVLKDTELFKLSGEKRENVRTLKAGEFYRIYSFKQNSFDVGGGYFVTKDNKVKYETPSKALVQAVECYYQNSLKSSVNLKEPLLEKEIRRQLNKPSGKITVSDMQKVKSLDIRSFRSPFIKTLDGLEYAINLEEIQLITTTEKKVDIKALTKLQKIKILRISSSAIDVNQINKISNLEVLHLDDTTNKELSIISNYPSQSLRQLIVAGKITDISPISKLKQLKGFRFSYNDAVLSKIDKIDLPKLETLDLSGSNIKTIGNLNLPKLKDLSLENNEIENIQFLSSLPQLQYLSLEKNKIKDISFIERLPSLIYLIIDENPLNKESSNKLSAIKGNVNDNLRKQIEGLLKHNYPSVDIKVYGKYTMEISYLNYEEFKLRHPGSPVTKLEYESEITTEDAIYHFMVRDIFLLQQLKKFTDITYNVPLGSNDWYNVVGYRYSLEQFYKKTTYKLDDPDAAMEGLTSFIQTLSYKNDNIKQYFVKNNDLYGKGKRIYWFGD, from the coding sequence GTGAAAAAATTTATACTAGGTTTTCTTTTTGTAAGGGTAGAAGGTAGGAATGAGTTAGTACGATTAAACTGGATCGGTAGGGTGAAAATGAAAAAGATTATTGTCTCTGTCATAAGTTTACTAGTGGTTGTAATGAGTTTCTTTTTTATCAGTCCTGAAGATACATATGCCAAGAATGATTGCTCAAAATATCAAGGATTAAAAAAGGTTAAGTGGGGGGATCACGAGTTAAAAATAGGACAAATCGGGGGGGTAACAGTATTAAAAGATACGGAACTATTTAAGTTAAGTGGTGAAAAACGTGAAAATGTACGAACATTAAAAGCTGGAGAATTTTATCGAATTTACTCATTTAAGCAAAATTCGTTTGATGTAGGCGGTGGATATTTTGTTACTAAAGATAATAAGGTTAAATATGAAACTCCAAGTAAGGCTCTAGTACAAGCAGTTGAATGCTATTATCAAAACTCTTTAAAATCATCGGTTAATTTAAAGGAGCCATTATTAGAAAAGGAAATTCGTAGACAATTAAATAAACCTTCAGGAAAAATAACAGTTAGTGATATGCAAAAGGTGAAATCTCTTGATATACGAAGCTTTCGATCTCCTTTTATTAAAACCTTGGATGGATTAGAATATGCAATAAATCTGGAAGAAATCCAGTTGATAACAACGACAGAAAAGAAAGTAGATATCAAAGCATTAACCAAGCTTCAGAAGATAAAAATCCTAAGGATATCAAGTAGTGCTATCGATGTTAATCAAATAAATAAAATTTCAAATTTAGAGGTATTACATTTAGACGATACAACTAATAAGGAGCTATCCATTATTTCAAACTATCCTTCGCAATCATTAAGACAATTAATTGTTGCTGGAAAGATTACGGATATCTCGCCAATTTCTAAATTAAAACAATTAAAAGGCTTTCGTTTCTCATATAATGACGCTGTGCTCAGCAAGATTGATAAAATCGATTTACCGAAGTTAGAGACTCTAGACCTATCAGGTTCAAATATAAAAACTATAGGAAATCTCAATTTACCAAAATTAAAAGACTTATCCTTAGAAAATAATGAGATTGAAAATATACAATTTTTATCAAGTTTACCGCAGTTACAGTACTTATCATTGGAGAAAAATAAAATAAAAGATATCTCTTTTATAGAAAGATTACCTAGTTTAATTTACCTAATCATTGATGAAAATCCATTAAACAAAGAATCTAGCAATAAATTAAGTGCTATAAAAGGAAATGTTAATGATAATCTAAGAAAGCAAATAGAGGGATTACTTAAACATAATTATCCTAGTGTTGATATTAAAGTTTATGGGAAATATACGATGGAAATATCTTATTTGAATTATGAAGAATTTAAGTTGCGTCATCCAGGATCTCCAGTTACAAAATTAGAATATGAGTCGGAAATTACTACAGAGGATGCTATTTATCATTTCATGGTTAGAGATATATTTTTACTTCAACAACTTAAAAAGTTTACTGATATTACCTATAATGTACCTTTAGGTAGTAACGACTGGTACAATGTAGTGGGGTACCGCTATAGCTTGGAGCAGTTTTATAAAAAAACAACATATAAACTCGATGATCCAGACGCTGCAATGGAAGGACTAACCAGCTTTATACAGACATTAAGTTACAAAAATGACAACATAAAACAATATTTCGTTAAAAATAATGACCTCTATGGAAAAGGCAAAAGGATATATTGGTTTGGTGATTGA
- a CDS encoding branched-chain amino acid ABC transporter permease, whose protein sequence is MQELIFALANGSMYALMALAIGIIYSTTRIINFAHGSVIMIGAMTSYWFISVFHMNYILAILLAILINILLSMVIYKTAVERLGDLSKNSSWIVTLFGASIIIDNIARMIFGTEPKAFPYLFNGLDIRMFGANIMLHEMMMIVIAISIGIAYQFVIQKTSFGRAVRAVSYKPDTARIMGIRSSVVVLTCFAISGGVAAIAGALIAPLTFASYTMTYALGIKAFAAALIGGLGNTKGAFVGGISLGLLEGFVGLMIPGGMKDAVIFLIMIVVIIVLPGGILGAKIFNKGSFTAEKI, encoded by the coding sequence ATGCAGGAACTAATATTTGCTCTTGCTAACGGGAGCATGTATGCCTTAATGGCACTTGCCATCGGTATCATTTATTCTACAACTCGTATCATTAACTTTGCACATGGCTCCGTTATTATGATAGGAGCTATGACAAGCTACTGGTTCATAAGTGTTTTTCATATGAATTATATACTTGCTATTTTGTTAGCCATATTGATTAACATATTGCTAAGTATGGTGATCTATAAGACAGCAGTAGAAAGATTAGGAGATCTATCGAAAAATTCAAGTTGGATTGTCACTCTATTCGGTGCAAGTATCATCATAGACAATATTGCTCGAATGATATTCGGAACAGAACCAAAGGCTTTTCCATACCTGTTTAATGGTCTAGATATCCGTATGTTCGGTGCGAATATTATGTTGCACGAAATGATGATGATTGTTATTGCAATATCAATTGGTATCGCGTATCAATTTGTCATTCAAAAAACTAGTTTTGGTAGAGCTGTTAGGGCTGTATCGTATAAACCGGATACAGCAAGAATCATGGGTATTCGAAGCAGTGTCGTAGTGTTGACCTGTTTCGCGATATCAGGGGGGGTTGCGGCAATCGCGGGTGCACTGATTGCACCCTTAACTTTTGCTAGCTATACAATGACATATGCACTTGGCATAAAAGCTTTCGCAGCAGCGTTAATCGGAGGGTTAGGTAATACCAAAGGAGCGTTTGTCGGTGGTATTTCCTTAGGTTTGTTAGAGGGATTTGTTGGGCTGATGATCCCTGGTGGTATGAAAGATGCCGTTATCTTTTTAATTATGATTGTTGTCATTATAGTTTTACCGGGAGGGATATTAGGTGCCAAAATTTTCAATAAAGGCAGCTTCACTGCAGAAAAAATATAA
- a CDS encoding winged helix-turn-helix transcriptional regulator, which produces MKHKEELIQSTIQQKGLSRCDSFHGTIEFIGKRWMGIIIYHLLDGPKRYHELLFEIQGISDRLLTERLRELETHGLVVKKVSEPTSRKVEYELTKIGKDLEQIISAIFKWVRDNGCNAYDGKK; this is translated from the coding sequence ATGAAGCATAAGGAAGAGTTAATTCAGTCAACTATTCAACAAAAAGGGCTTAGCCGTTGTGATAGTTTTCATGGAACGATCGAATTTATTGGGAAGAGATGGATGGGAATCATCATCTATCATTTATTAGATGGACCAAAAAGGTATCATGAGTTACTTTTCGAAATTCAAGGTATTTCAGATCGATTGTTAACGGAGCGACTTCGTGAATTGGAAACGCATGGTCTAGTTGTAAAGAAAGTTTCTGAGCCTACTTCCAGAAAAGTGGAATACGAATTAACAAAGATAGGTAAAGATTTAGAGCAAATCATTAGTGCCATTTTTAAATGGGTAAGGGACAATGGCTGCAATGCATACGACGGCAAAAAATAG
- the fabG gene encoding 3-oxoacyl-ACP reductase FabG, which produces MGKLEGKYAIITGGGKGIGESIVKRFLEDGIGGIAVLEYDLNLAKEMITRLDTSDAEVLAIQCDVSNDNQVEKAVSQAMKHFGTVDILVNNAGITQDSMFHKMTDEAWDAVINVNLKGAYYLCKHVVPIMRKNAFGKIVNISSISAFGNVGQANYAASKAGLIGFSKTLAKEGGPKNINVNCVAPGYIETDMYKTVPTEIIEEHIKNTPLRRLGKPHEIASVVSFLSSDDASFLSGQCITVSGAATT; this is translated from the coding sequence ATGGGAAAATTAGAAGGTAAGTACGCAATTATTACCGGGGGTGGGAAAGGAATAGGTGAATCTATCGTTAAACGCTTTCTAGAGGATGGTATTGGAGGTATTGCAGTACTTGAATATGATCTGAACTTGGCGAAAGAAATGATTACAAGACTCGATACTAGTGACGCTGAAGTTCTGGCTATTCAATGTGATGTATCGAATGACAACCAAGTAGAAAAAGCTGTTTCTCAAGCGATGAAACATTTCGGTACTGTTGACATCCTTGTCAACAATGCTGGGATTACTCAAGACAGTATGTTCCACAAAATGACGGATGAAGCTTGGGATGCTGTTATAAATGTAAATCTTAAAGGTGCCTATTACCTTTGTAAACATGTCGTACCGATTATGAGGAAGAATGCCTTCGGTAAGATTGTAAACATCTCGTCCATATCTGCATTTGGTAATGTAGGTCAGGCTAATTACGCCGCATCAAAAGCAGGATTAATTGGTTTTTCCAAAACGCTTGCGAAGGAGGGGGGACCAAAGAATATTAACGTTAACTGTGTTGCCCCTGGTTATATTGAAACAGACATGTATAAAACTGTCCCGACTGAAATTATAGAAGAACATATAAAGAATACCCCTTTAAGAAGACTTGGAAAACCTCATGAAATTGCCAGTGTTGTGTCTTTCCTTTCTAGTGATGATGCAAGCTTCTTATCAGGGCAGTGCATAACTGTTAGTGGTGCTGCAACAACATGA
- a CDS encoding SOS response-associated peptidase family protein has protein sequence MCGRFTLVADYEQILERFDVDVTFDEENYSPNFNVAPSQSVISIINNESNNRLGSLKWGVIPSWSKDERIGYKMINARSETVESKPSFRHSFL, from the coding sequence TTGTGTGGTCGTTTTACGTTAGTTGCAGACTATGAACAGATATTAGAGCGCTTCGATGTAGATGTAACATTTGATGAAGAAAACTACTCCCCTAACTTTAATGTGGCTCCTTCCCAATCCGTTATCTCCATTATTAATAATGAGAGCAATAACAGATTAGGCAGTTTAAAATGGGGGGTGATACCGAGTTGGTCAAAGGACGAGAGAATTGGCTACAAAATGATTAACGCTCGCTCAGAAACAGTAGAAAGTAAACCTAGCTTTCGTCATTCTTTCTTGTAA
- a CDS encoding DUF1292 domain-containing protein yields MEENKEKLEVGKIFTVLGENDQEQEMKVVGFLKLEEMNYAAVIFVEDTQEETMEDISIFFLRVEDDNALSMIESEEEFEKVSAAYNKLDDKKPTKKRGKNRNKK; encoded by the coding sequence ATGGAAGAAAATAAAGAAAAATTAGAAGTTGGCAAAATTTTTACGGTACTAGGTGAAAACGATCAAGAGCAAGAGATGAAAGTAGTAGGCTTTTTGAAGTTGGAAGAAATGAACTACGCAGCAGTCATATTTGTAGAGGATACTCAAGAAGAAACAATGGAAGATATAAGTATTTTCTTTTTACGAGTAGAGGACGATAACGCATTATCCATGATTGAGAGTGAAGAGGAATTCGAAAAGGTATCTGCAGCTTATAACAAGCTCGATGATAAGAAACCTACAAAAAAAAGAGGCAAGAACCGAAATAAAAAATAA
- a CDS encoding ABC transporter substrate-binding protein, with the protein MRKNLVISLLLSVLLLLAACGEDKASSSSPKEIIIGNIGAMSGTSAVNGKAQSQGIEMAVKEINANGGILGAQVKVVTRDDEADPTKSKTFMEEIVDKEKARFVIGPTNSTPAAASMAYLQENKVISMIPVATGTDLISKNNPYAFRIMPSNEIQAKALVKIAVEGNYQKIALVADTSALGVDGIAVMEKTLKEYGVEPAVKVTYKSDDPDMTPIAQKIKEANADVALFWTLGADGAKIVRSLERIDYIDNLQVIGYTGLAMPNFKELAGPGANNVSVVSMNNWAVEPNQTELGPKYWAMYQKIMEEYGEYGKRDTNPTTVTSGYEAVYLLKWAIEKAGTTDTVEVKKVLENDVAEFESVFVNEYAFSEESHEGFPLSELIMVKISEMFNGDLYIKN; encoded by the coding sequence ATGAGAAAAAATCTGGTTATTTCATTGCTTTTAAGCGTTTTACTACTTCTTGCCGCTTGCGGTGAAGACAAAGCAAGTAGCAGTTCACCTAAGGAAATCATAATTGGAAATATCGGAGCGATGAGTGGGACTAGTGCTGTAAATGGAAAAGCGCAGTCTCAAGGGATAGAAATGGCGGTGAAAGAGATTAATGCAAATGGAGGTATTTTGGGTGCTCAGGTGAAAGTCGTCACACGTGATGATGAGGCTGACCCTACAAAATCCAAAACATTTATGGAGGAGATAGTGGACAAGGAAAAGGCAAGGTTTGTAATCGGGCCTACAAATTCAACTCCTGCAGCTGCTTCGATGGCATATCTCCAGGAGAATAAAGTGATTTCTATGATACCAGTAGCAACAGGTACAGACCTTATCAGCAAAAACAATCCTTATGCTTTTAGAATAATGCCGTCAAATGAAATACAGGCAAAAGCTCTTGTCAAAATTGCAGTTGAGGGAAATTACCAGAAAATTGCTTTGGTTGCTGATACCTCTGCCCTTGGTGTGGATGGAATCGCAGTTATGGAAAAGACGCTAAAAGAATATGGCGTTGAGCCTGCCGTGAAAGTTACTTATAAGTCGGATGATCCAGACATGACGCCTATCGCACAAAAAATAAAAGAGGCTAACGCAGATGTAGCGTTGTTTTGGACCTTAGGAGCTGATGGGGCGAAGATTGTAAGGTCCCTGGAGCGAATCGACTATATTGATAACTTGCAAGTTATAGGCTATACAGGATTGGCGATGCCTAACTTTAAGGAACTGGCTGGCCCTGGGGCTAATAATGTGTCAGTTGTTTCTATGAACAACTGGGCAGTGGAGCCAAATCAAACAGAGTTAGGGCCGAAATATTGGGCGATGTATCAGAAGATTATGGAGGAATATGGTGAATACGGTAAACGTGATACAAACCCTACTACGGTAACATCAGGTTATGAAGCAGTTTATTTACTAAAGTGGGCAATTGAAAAAGCAGGTACGACGGATACTGTTGAAGTGAAAAAGGTATTGGAAAATGATGTGGCGGAATTCGAATCGGTCTTTGTAAATGAATATGCCTTTTCGGAGGAATCTCACGAGGGGTTCCCTTTATCAGAATTGATCATGGTTAAGATCTCAGAAATGTTTAATGGAGATCTGTATATAAAAAATTAA